One window of Chryseobacterium sp. JJR-5R genomic DNA carries:
- a CDS encoding ArsC/Spx/MgsR family protein, producing MLVKVLHNGSCSKSNAVLEYLDENGVPFEMINFMEEPLSEPEIKTLLKKMNQDVSHIIRKSERLYMEKFANKNLSEEEWIKVLSENPSLIQRPILVKGSVAMLGRPIENVKFFIEK from the coding sequence ATGTTAGTAAAAGTTTTACATAATGGCAGTTGTTCAAAATCCAATGCGGTTTTGGAATACCTTGATGAAAACGGGGTTCCGTTTGAAATGATTAATTTTATGGAAGAACCGCTGAGTGAACCGGAAATTAAAACACTTTTAAAGAAGATGAATCAGGATGTTTCCCATATCATCAGGAAGTCCGAAAGATTGTATATGGAAAAATTTGCCAATAAAAACCTGTCTGAAGAAGAGTGGATCAAAGTTTTATCTGAAAATCCTTCCCTGATCCAGAGACCGATCCTTGTTAAAGGTTCCGTAGCCATGCTGGGAAGGCCGATTGAAAACGTAAAATTCTTTATTGAAAAATAA
- a CDS encoding DUF4197 family protein encodes MKKYIIAAALVMGTGAVIHTTMQSCSTLATTDVGLSIIKRFLLNGIEKGVNIYSNKDTFLQNNMVDKALPKQLREINALLEKVAPALVAKERAYIADAAVYTVNISKPILVNAVNSLNAQDVTRIIQGEKGTATRILKEKTAQQLVLAITPKVDEQLNQYGIVKSINTALAGGNLLGSLLGGNKTTVSAGSLSQLASEQLVNGMFNIIENYEVENSKSLLGPLGK; translated from the coding sequence ATGAAAAAATACATTATTGCTGCTGCCCTTGTAATGGGAACAGGAGCTGTTATCCATACCACCATGCAATCCTGCAGTACTTTAGCGACAACTGATGTCGGCCTTTCGATTATTAAGCGGTTCCTTTTGAACGGGATTGAAAAAGGGGTAAATATCTACAGCAACAAAGATACGTTCCTGCAGAATAATATGGTAGACAAAGCACTTCCGAAACAGCTGAGGGAAATCAATGCCTTGCTGGAAAAAGTGGCACCGGCACTCGTTGCCAAAGAAAGGGCATATATTGCAGATGCAGCCGTTTATACGGTTAACATTTCAAAGCCGATTTTAGTTAATGCAGTCAACAGTTTAAATGCACAGGATGTCACAAGGATTATTCAGGGAGAAAAAGGCACGGCCACCCGGATCCTGAAAGAGAAAACAGCCCAGCAGCTGGTATTGGCCATTACACCGAAAGTGGACGAGCAGCTGAACCAGTACGGGATTGTTAAAAGTATCAACACCGCTCTGGCCGGAGGAAATCTTTTAGGCAGCCTCTTGGGTGGAAATAAAACGACGGTAAGTGCAGGAAGCCTTAGCCAGCTGGCCTCCGAGCAGTTAGTCAACGGAATGTTTAACATTATTGAGAATTACGAAGTCGAAAATTCAAAGTCGCTTTTAGGGCCGCTTGGAAAATAG
- a CDS encoding DUF2490 domain-containing protein produces the protein MKIIKSFALGIIMLGAPFLQAQKSDLGAWYMYYGNNKISKKLNLTNEFQYRSFDALGDMEQLMVRTGIGYDLTEDNNNVLLGYGFILGKPYENGEKTENTEHRIFQQYITKQKFGRFNIQHRHRLEERFLDEGFRMRFRYYLGFNIPISNKEMKPKTIYASAYNEIFLHLDSPVFDRNRVYGALGYVINKNMRIEAGYMNQIQENKNRGQVQIAFYNDIPFTKD, from the coding sequence ATGAAAATCATAAAATCATTCGCTTTAGGCATTATTATGCTGGGTGCCCCGTTTTTACAGGCTCAGAAAAGTGATCTCGGGGCATGGTATATGTATTACGGAAATAATAAAATCAGTAAAAAACTGAATCTGACCAATGAGTTCCAGTACAGGAGTTTTGATGCACTGGGTGATATGGAGCAGCTTATGGTACGTACAGGGATCGGGTATGACCTTACGGAAGACAACAATAACGTTTTGCTGGGCTATGGTTTCATCTTAGGCAAGCCGTATGAAAACGGTGAAAAAACTGAAAATACCGAGCACAGGATTTTCCAGCAGTATATTACCAAACAGAAGTTCGGGCGTTTCAATATCCAGCACCGGCACCGTCTGGAAGAACGGTTTCTTGATGAAGGTTTCAGGATGAGGTTCAGGTATTACCTGGGATTCAATATTCCGATCAGCAATAAAGAGATGAAGCCCAAAACAATATATGCATCGGCTTACAATGAAATATTTCTCCATCTTGACAGTCCGGTTTTCGACAGGAACAGGGTATACGGGGCACTGGGCTATGTCATTAATAAAAATATGAGGATCGAGGCCGGCTATATGAACCAGATTCAGGAAAATAAAAACCGCGGACAGGTCCAGATCGCTTTTTATAACGATATCCCGTTTACAAAGGATTAA
- a CDS encoding SusC/RagA family TonB-linked outer membrane protein, translating to MKQSDLKYSCLIAVLYFGMNVNAQTTPGDTVAKEQKIEEVVLVGYGTQKKENVTGSIGVISAKDLADKPNANPLSSVQGKASGVQIFNSGTPGASPRVDIRGIGSITGSTVFIVDGSITTDISFLNPQDIESMSILKDPSSLAIYGAQAGNGAVIIKTKSGRGKKPTFNFNSYLGIKTVTNIPKMVNADQYIELHNEKLMNDNGSSAGSISRANFPADTNWFKEVFRPSSINSNDFSASGTVGKLNYYGSVGYLQDEGNLDAGKGINSGSNFKRFTAKANLSYKITDFLTIGDNFTFSKIVTNAANNPLLNAYNAPPVYYPIDPSSGTYQYFTLVTVNNPRAQLDLFRSQNRQQRLLNNVWAEVKFLKDFTLRSSLTNDNLNSNLYEYTPAITYIPQPSISGLITRDSKNRDYVWDNTLNWRKNFGNHNFDILAGFSRTQNYYNQIYRNASNVNYDGTNGSLDIANGTNVFEVGMFDASRDVVPRLSRIQSFFGRVNYDYAGKYLLNGSIRRDGSSNFNQNRNEVFPSVSAGWIVSKEGFMSNQNIFNLLKLRGSWGRTGNPNVQNGAYTLFASNINSGAYFGSTGSPAATIDNFIDTSISWEITTGKDFGVEMAFLNNSLKFEATYFDKDTKDVVYGIVQGTVSGASNWNSYITNAFSFKNKGVELSFNYDKKLSEKVRIGVYGNFTSLKNEITSVFGGSYANAGASLFGNQIVRLQAGQPVGSYYGYEVAGVFQTNAEAAASGQTGAKAGWFKFVDQDGNGVIDEKDKTFLGSPVPKGTYGFGVNMNVSDFDFAIDFQGVFGNKIYNYNREQRYGNESWDLDFYNNRWHGAGTSNSYSMVTNNQSVILPSSFYVEDGGYFRIRNIQVGYTLPKGFSKLPNFNRVRLYVSAQNPWTSFKYKGFSPEINNTDRVQMGIDNNIYPLSAIYTFGMNLTF from the coding sequence ATGAAACAAAGTGATTTAAAGTATTCATGTCTCATTGCTGTTCTCTACTTCGGTATGAACGTCAATGCGCAGACTACACCCGGAGATACTGTTGCCAAGGAACAGAAAATTGAAGAGGTGGTGCTTGTGGGATATGGTACACAAAAAAAAGAGAATGTAACAGGGAGTATTGGGGTTATCTCGGCAAAAGATTTAGCTGACAAACCCAATGCAAATCCATTAAGTTCTGTGCAGGGAAAGGCATCTGGTGTTCAGATTTTCAATTCCGGAACGCCTGGAGCATCACCAAGGGTAGATATCAGGGGTATTGGTTCTATAACAGGAAGTACGGTATTTATTGTTGATGGATCTATTACTACAGATATTTCATTTCTGAATCCTCAGGATATAGAATCGATGAGCATTCTGAAAGATCCGTCCAGTTTGGCGATCTATGGTGCCCAGGCCGGAAATGGTGCTGTTATTATAAAAACCAAAAGCGGCAGAGGAAAAAAGCCTACCTTTAATTTCAATTCTTACCTCGGGATTAAAACCGTAACAAATATTCCGAAAATGGTAAATGCAGATCAGTATATAGAATTGCACAATGAGAAGCTTATGAATGATAACGGATCTAGTGCCGGATCTATTTCCAGGGCCAACTTTCCTGCTGATACCAATTGGTTTAAGGAAGTTTTCCGTCCGAGTTCAATCAATTCAAATGATTTTTCTGCCTCAGGAACCGTTGGTAAATTAAATTATTACGGAAGTGTGGGCTATTTGCAGGATGAAGGTAATCTGGATGCAGGAAAAGGCATTAACTCCGGAAGTAATTTCAAAAGGTTTACCGCTAAGGCTAACTTGAGTTATAAAATTACTGATTTCCTTACCATTGGCGATAATTTTACATTTTCTAAAATAGTAACCAATGCAGCAAATAATCCATTGCTGAATGCTTATAATGCTCCTCCTGTATACTATCCTATAGATCCTTCATCAGGTACCTATCAATACTTTACATTAGTTACTGTTAACAACCCACGTGCACAATTGGATCTATTCAGATCTCAAAACAGACAGCAGAGATTATTGAATAATGTTTGGGCAGAAGTTAAGTTTCTAAAAGATTTTACTCTCAGGAGTAGTTTGACTAATGATAATCTTAATTCTAATCTTTACGAATATACGCCGGCAATTACTTATATTCCTCAGCCTAGTATTTCCGGTCTTATAACAAGAGACTCCAAAAACAGAGATTATGTTTGGGACAATACATTAAACTGGAGAAAAAATTTTGGCAATCATAATTTTGATATTCTTGCAGGTTTTTCCAGGACACAGAATTATTACAATCAGATATACAGAAATGCTTCCAATGTTAATTATGACGGGACCAATGGCTCTCTCGATATCGCAAACGGGACCAATGTTTTTGAAGTTGGAATGTTTGATGCTTCCAGAGATGTTGTTCCAAGATTAAGCAGAATACAGTCTTTCTTCGGAAGAGTTAATTATGATTATGCAGGAAAATACCTGCTTAACGGATCTATCCGTAGAGATGGATCTTCAAACTTCAACCAGAACAGAAATGAAGTTTTCCCATCTGTTAGTGCAGGATGGATCGTTTCAAAAGAAGGATTTATGAGCAATCAGAATATCTTCAATCTTCTTAAACTTAGAGGGAGCTGGGGTAGAACAGGTAATCCTAACGTACAGAACGGTGCCTATACTTTATTTGCTTCTAATATAAATTCAGGTGCTTACTTTGGCTCCACAGGATCTCCTGCAGCTACGATAGATAATTTCATAGACACTTCTATCAGCTGGGAAATTACAACAGGTAAAGATTTTGGTGTAGAGATGGCATTTCTTAACAACAGTTTGAAATTTGAAGCGACCTATTTTGATAAGGATACTAAAGATGTTGTGTACGGTATCGTTCAGGGAACTGTTTCAGGGGCGTCAAACTGGAACAGTTATATTACCAATGCATTTTCTTTTAAGAATAAAGGGGTAGAATTATCTTTTAATTATGATAAAAAACTATCAGAGAAGGTAAGAATAGGTGTTTATGGAAATTTCACATCACTTAAAAATGAAATTACTTCAGTTTTTGGAGGCTCATATGCTAATGCAGGAGCCAGTCTTTTTGGTAATCAGATTGTAAGATTACAGGCTGGTCAGCCGGTAGGTTCTTATTATGGATATGAGGTTGCAGGAGTATTCCAGACTAATGCTGAAGCTGCAGCATCCGGACAGACAGGAGCGAAGGCAGGATGGTTCAAATTTGTGGATCAGGATGGTAATGGAGTTATTGATGAAAAAGACAAAACGTTCTTAGGAAGTCCGGTTCCAAAGGGGACTTATGGATTCGGAGTTAATATGAATGTTTCGGATTTTGATTTTGCTATAGATTTCCAGGGTGTTTTTGGAAATAAAATTTATAATTACAACAGAGAACAGCGGTATGGTAATGAGAGCTGGGATTTAGATTTTTATAACAACAGATGGCATGGTGCAGGTACATCCAATTCATATTCTATGGTGACCAATAACCAGTCTGTTATCTTACCAAGTAGCTTTTATGTAGAAGATGGAGGATATTTCCGTATCAGAAACATTCAGGTAGGATATACTTTACCGAAAGGCTTTTCGAAATTGCCTAATTTCAACAGAGTGAGATTGTATGTAAGTGCACAAAACCCATGGACAAGTTTCAAATATAAAGGATTCTCACCGGAGATTAACAATACAGATAGGGTTCAGATGGGTATTGATAATAATATATATCCTTTATCTGCAATTTATACATTTGGTATGAACTTAACTTTTTAA
- a CDS encoding deoxynucleoside kinase gives MHIAVTGNIGAGKTTLTTMLSKHYGWDAQFEDVDHNPYLEDFYADMSKWSFALQIYFLGSRFRQVKEIRESGKNIIQDRTIYEDAHIFAENLNDMKLLSERDFNNYIAVFSLMKSFISAPDLLIYLKSDVPNLVKKIYKRGREYEASISIEYLSKLNQKYERWISDYTEGKLLIIEVDNLDFVEKPEDFGFILEKIEGELNGLF, from the coding sequence ATGCATATTGCAGTTACAGGAAACATCGGCGCAGGCAAAACGACACTGACGACTATGCTTTCAAAACATTACGGCTGGGATGCCCAGTTTGAAGACGTGGACCACAATCCTTATCTGGAAGATTTCTATGCAGATATGAGCAAATGGAGCTTTGCCCTGCAGATCTACTTCCTGGGAAGCCGGTTCCGCCAGGTAAAGGAAATCCGGGAAAGCGGAAAAAATATCATCCAGGACCGTACCATCTATGAAGATGCCCACATCTTTGCAGAAAACCTGAATGATATGAAGCTGCTCTCCGAGAGGGACTTCAACAATTATATAGCGGTTTTCAGCCTGATGAAATCATTCATCTCGGCACCCGATCTTTTGATTTACCTTAAATCTGACGTGCCCAACCTGGTAAAGAAAATTTATAAAAGAGGAAGGGAATATGAAGCCTCCATCAGCATTGAATACCTTTCCAAGCTCAACCAGAAATATGAAAGATGGATTTCAGATTATACCGAAGGCAAACTGCTGATTATTGAAGTAGACAATCTGGATTTCGTTGAGAAGCCCGAGGATTTCGGATTTATCCTGGAAAAAATAGAAGGGGAGCTGAACGGCCTGTTTTAG
- a CDS encoding DUF493 family protein — protein MDILQGNQHANPEDFYNSLKEKLEDHHDFPEDYLFKFIIPTDQAKLTEIYKVFDGIKFTLGNRESKNGKYTACNINAFVLDADQVIVIYKEVAKIEGVILL, from the coding sequence ATGGACATATTACAGGGAAACCAGCATGCGAATCCTGAGGATTTTTATAATTCCTTGAAGGAGAAACTGGAGGATCATCATGATTTTCCGGAGGATTATTTATTTAAATTTATCATTCCGACTGATCAGGCAAAACTGACCGAAATTTATAAGGTTTTCGACGGTATTAAATTTACTTTGGGAAACCGCGAGAGCAAAAACGGCAAATATACGGCATGCAACATCAATGCATTTGTTCTGGACGCCGATCAGGTCATCGTTATTTATAAAGAAGTGGCAAAAATAGAAGGTGTCATTTTACTATAG
- a CDS encoding glutaminyl-peptide cyclotransferase, with the protein MKKSLITGFAAVLLLSSCKNDRKILDDLADYNHSMEEKGYRFGDKIKIPKEVADRAESISISFGNRETSVLAVDPKFFEFGNNEVTFNIKMKDGGTLKQDATINVFTKNPEQGIAYEIVAEYPHDPENFVEGFFIDGNTVYESTGLKGESRLIRYTLGSTVPSLSEKQAPEIFSEGCAMAGDKIYQLTYQSKTGFVYDKNTFKKISEFPLPDEFWEGWGLTYDGKNLIADTGSNDLYYLDADNPSKVVKKVSVGGNKNIYNQINELEYHNGFIYANVWHQPYILKIDPGTGEVTGRFDFTKITEEHTKNNSEHVLNGIAFKGDHMLVTGKNWPKIYEVAVR; encoded by the coding sequence GTGAAGAAAAGTCTGATCACAGGTTTTGCCGCAGTTCTATTGCTGTCCTCCTGTAAAAATGATAGGAAAATACTGGATGATTTGGCGGATTATAATCATTCCATGGAGGAAAAAGGGTACCGTTTCGGGGATAAAATAAAGATCCCGAAAGAGGTAGCTGACCGGGCAGAAAGTATATCCATCAGTTTTGGGAACCGGGAGACTTCCGTTTTGGCAGTTGATCCAAAGTTTTTTGAGTTTGGAAATAATGAGGTGACGTTCAACATCAAAATGAAAGATGGCGGAACTTTGAAGCAGGACGCAACCATTAACGTCTTTACAAAAAATCCTGAACAGGGCATCGCGTACGAAATCGTCGCGGAATATCCCCACGATCCTGAAAATTTTGTGGAAGGCTTTTTTATTGACGGAAATACGGTATATGAAAGTACCGGATTGAAAGGTGAATCCAGATTGATAAGATATACCCTGGGAAGTACCGTTCCTTCTCTTTCTGAAAAACAGGCTCCGGAAATTTTTTCAGAAGGCTGCGCCATGGCAGGTGATAAAATTTACCAGCTGACCTATCAGAGTAAAACCGGGTTTGTTTACGATAAAAATACATTTAAGAAAATCTCAGAATTTCCTTTACCTGATGAGTTCTGGGAAGGCTGGGGGCTGACATATGACGGGAAAAACCTGATTGCGGATACCGGTTCAAACGATCTGTATTATTTAGATGCGGATAACCCTTCCAAAGTTGTAAAAAAGGTTTCTGTGGGCGGGAATAAGAATATTTACAACCAGATCAATGAACTGGAATACCATAACGGGTTTATTTACGCGAACGTCTGGCATCAGCCCTATATCTTAAAGATAGATCCAGGAACCGGAGAGGTAACGGGCAGGTTTGATTTTACAAAAATTACAGAAGAACATACCAAAAATAACAGTGAACATGTTTTAAACGGGATAGCTTTCAAAGGAGATCATATGCTGGTAACCGGAAAAAACTGGCCGAAGATTTATGAAGTGGCAGTCAGATAG
- a CDS encoding glucoamylase family protein: MKRIILSITAISLLAGSCKNTQVKPDTSRSSAVQSNITDNQLMDKVQKEALKYFWEYAEPNSLLGRERYHEDNIYPDNDKHVVTTGGSGFGLATILVGVERGFVPRKEAVKRLTGMMDFLAKADRHKGAWSHWINGETGKTVPFGKKDNGGDLVETAFLTSGILMVREYFKNGNAQEKALAKKCDELWKGIQWNWYTKGGEKVLYWHWSPDYAWEMNFPLQGYNECLITYILAASSPTYSIDAETYYKGWTRNGTYLSDKEKYGLPMYVKHNGAEEYGGPLFWAHYSYIGLDPTGLSDKLIKNYFDLNKNQVLIDYRYCMENPKQWKGYGPDYWGLTAGYSRNKDGSAGYDAHFPQNDHGIITPTAALSSFPYTPKESMDFLRFIYTQKPEFIGSAGPYDATSIHYNNWTTPRYLAIDQGTIAPMIENYRTGFLWKLFMNAPEIQQGLKKLSFTSSRYNIK; encoded by the coding sequence ATGAAAAGGATTATACTGTCAATTACCGCAATATCGCTTCTTGCAGGCTCCTGCAAAAACACCCAGGTCAAACCCGATACTTCCCGATCATCAGCCGTACAAAGTAACATCACTGACAACCAGCTTATGGACAAAGTCCAGAAAGAAGCCCTTAAGTATTTCTGGGAATATGCAGAACCCAATTCATTATTGGGAAGGGAACGCTATCATGAAGACAACATCTATCCGGATAATGATAAACATGTGGTGACGACAGGAGGTTCAGGATTCGGACTGGCGACCATCTTAGTTGGTGTGGAGAGAGGATTCGTTCCGAGGAAAGAAGCGGTAAAACGATTGACCGGCATGATGGATTTCCTGGCAAAAGCAGACCGCCACAAAGGAGCATGGTCGCATTGGATCAATGGGGAGACCGGGAAAACCGTTCCTTTCGGCAAAAAAGACAATGGTGGCGATCTTGTGGAAACCGCATTCCTGACGTCAGGCATATTGATGGTCCGGGAATATTTTAAAAACGGAAATGCCCAGGAAAAAGCCTTGGCCAAAAAGTGCGATGAACTCTGGAAAGGGATTCAGTGGAACTGGTACACCAAAGGAGGCGAAAAAGTCCTGTACTGGCACTGGTCGCCGGATTACGCGTGGGAAATGAATTTTCCGCTTCAGGGATATAACGAATGCCTGATTACCTACATTCTGGCAGCATCTTCGCCCACTTATTCCATTGATGCAGAAACCTATTATAAAGGCTGGACCAGAAACGGGACTTATCTTTCAGATAAGGAAAAATACGGGCTTCCGATGTACGTAAAACACAATGGCGCGGAAGAATATGGGGGTCCGCTGTTCTGGGCGCATTATTCTTACATCGGTCTGGATCCGACCGGTCTATCCGATAAATTAATAAAAAACTATTTTGATTTAAACAAAAACCAGGTCTTGATCGATTACCGGTACTGCATGGAAAACCCAAAACAATGGAAAGGGTACGGCCCCGATTATTGGGGACTGACAGCGGGTTATTCAAGGAACAAAGACGGCAGTGCAGGCTATGATGCCCATTTTCCGCAAAATGATCATGGAATAATTACGCCGACGGCCGCGCTGAGCAGCTTTCCGTACACACCGAAAGAATCCATGGATTTCTTAAGGTTTATCTACACGCAGAAGCCTGAATTTATCGGTTCCGCAGGGCCGTATGACGCAACATCCATCCATTATAACAACTGGACTACCCCAAGGTATCTGGCGATCGACCAGGGAACCATTGCCCCGATGATCGAAAATTACCGTACCGGATTTTTATGGAAGCTGTTTATGAATGCTCCTGAAATCCAGCAGGGACTGAAGAAATTAAGCTTTACCTCTTCCAGATACAATATTAAATAA
- a CDS encoding VOC family protein → MATVNVYLTFNGNCREAFDFYKSVFGGEYPYVGTFGEMPPADGKEIPDEDKNKIMHITLPISGETMLLGSDTGGEWGSRHQQGNNFSISINADSKEEADRLFNGLSQGGIITMPMEDTFWGAYFGMFTDQFGINWMVNYDDPAKAQEHP, encoded by the coding sequence ATGGCAACGGTAAACGTATATTTGACATTCAACGGAAACTGCAGGGAAGCTTTCGATTTTTATAAATCGGTTTTCGGAGGTGAGTATCCTTACGTAGGAACGTTCGGGGAAATGCCTCCGGCGGACGGCAAAGAAATTCCTGATGAAGATAAAAACAAAATCATGCACATTACGCTTCCAATCTCCGGTGAAACCATGCTGTTGGGAAGTGATACGGGCGGGGAATGGGGTTCCCGTCATCAGCAGGGAAACAATTTCTCAATCTCAATTAATGCGGATTCAAAAGAAGAAGCGGACCGGCTGTTCAACGGCCTTTCTCAAGGCGGAATCATAACCATGCCTATGGAAGATACGTTCTGGGGTGCTTATTTCGGAATGTTTACGGATCAGTTCGGAATCAACTGGATGGTTAATTATGATGATCCTGCAAAAGCACAGGAACATCCGTAA
- a CDS encoding RagB/SusD family nutrient uptake outer membrane protein — translation MKKIFLSITLIALLVGCKDEYLDVEQPNRTKAEAFFTTQDDAVRATNAIYSALRSWENSAFPAQFVFGVPADDVEKGSNPGDASFINAYDQFTYTASDSGVEGYWIGQWQFVNRCNQVITNVPNINMDATLKTRLVAEAKMLRAYFYFNLVRIYGGVPIFDGLPADGNYKSPRKSVEEVYNFIISDLVSAAAVLPQSYGASELGRVTKGGALGLLSKVYLYKKDWQKAYDTSNQVMAMGYGLDPDFNHLFRPAGEFGTESVIEVNCQCSTQFGGSQYAEVQGVRNQFGWGFFTPTSALESAFETGDIRKELTILREGETTLEGDLIKKGDPQAGNMWNQKVYVPKSLNDNNCGSYGSIQNIRILRFAEILLINAEAANELGNTAVAVTNLNRVRTRAGLAVTTAATQSALKTAIWKERRVELAMEGDRFVDLVRTGQAATVLAPYGFKAGKNEVFPIPFNSITQSSGVLTQNPGY, via the coding sequence ATGAAAAAAATATTTTTATCAATAACATTAATTGCTTTATTAGTGGGATGTAAAGATGAATATCTTGACGTCGAGCAGCCAAACAGAACTAAGGCGGAAGCATTTTTCACTACTCAGGATGATGCAGTTCGGGCAACCAATGCTATTTATTCGGCTCTTAGAAGTTGGGAGAACTCGGCATTTCCTGCTCAATTCGTTTTCGGAGTTCCTGCTGATGATGTTGAGAAGGGATCAAACCCCGGAGATGCTTCTTTTATAAATGCATATGATCAGTTCACCTATACAGCAAGTGACTCAGGTGTAGAAGGATATTGGATTGGCCAATGGCAATTTGTAAACAGATGCAATCAGGTGATTACCAATGTTCCTAATATTAATATGGACGCTACACTTAAAACTAGACTTGTTGCTGAAGCAAAGATGCTACGTGCATATTTCTACTTTAATTTAGTCAGGATATATGGAGGCGTTCCAATCTTTGATGGACTCCCTGCAGACGGAAACTATAAGAGTCCAAGAAAATCTGTGGAAGAAGTATATAACTTCATTATATCCGATCTTGTCAGTGCTGCAGCTGTTTTGCCACAGTCTTATGGTGCTTCGGAATTAGGAAGAGTTACCAAAGGCGGAGCGTTAGGATTATTGTCTAAAGTATATTTATACAAAAAAGATTGGCAAAAAGCATACGATACATCAAATCAGGTTATGGCAATGGGATATGGTTTAGATCCTGATTTCAATCATTTATTTCGTCCTGCAGGAGAATTCGGGACAGAATCTGTAATTGAGGTAAATTGTCAGTGTTCTACACAGTTTGGCGGAAGTCAATATGCTGAAGTACAAGGGGTAAGGAATCAGTTTGGATGGGGTTTCTTTACACCTACATCAGCTTTAGAGTCAGCTTTTGAAACCGGTGATATTCGTAAAGAATTAACTATCCTCAGGGAAGGAGAAACCACTTTGGAAGGTGATTTAATTAAAAAAGGAGATCCCCAGGCCGGTAATATGTGGAATCAGAAAGTGTATGTTCCAAAATCTCTTAACGACAACAATTGCGGGTCGTATGGATCTATTCAAAACATCAGAATACTACGTTTTGCAGAAATCCTTCTGATTAATGCTGAAGCAGCTAATGAGTTAGGAAATACGGCAGTAGCTGTCACTAATCTCAACAGGGTTAGAACAAGAGCTGGTTTAGCAGTAACAACGGCTGCAACACAGTCTGCATTAAAAACGGCTATTTGGAAAGAACGTAGAGTAGAGCTTGCTATGGAAGGTGATCGTTTTGTGGACTTGGTAAGGACAGGCCAGGCAGCTACGGTTCTAGCACCATATGGATTTAAGGCCGGGAAAAATGAAGTCTTCCCAATCCCATTTAATTCAATTACACAGAGTAGCGGTGTTTTAACCCAAAACCCCGGCTACTAA
- a CDS encoding glutaminyl-peptide cyclotransferase: MKKNIIAGFAAILLLAACKNDKKILDSLADYNNSMEQKGYHFGDKLALPEEVTGDAESISISFGDKETSNLTVDPKFFTLGDNAVTFNIKTKGGETLTQDATINVFAKNPEKGIAYEIVAEYPHDPKNFVQGFQVEGNTIYESDGQNGSSQILKYTLGTTTPLASTKQGQQDFSEGSTIVGDKVYQLTWQSKKGYVYDKNSLKLLSEFAYPNVLGEGWGLTYDGKNLIASDGSKLLYFLDPADPSKLIKYIAVAGSSQIYDQLNELEYHNGFIYANVWQKPIVLKINPSNGEVVGTFDFTEIAKQNTKGSDDVLNGIAFKGENMLVTGKNWPKIYEVAVK, from the coding sequence ATGAAAAAAAATATTATAGCGGGATTTGCCGCAATTCTGTTGCTGGCGGCCTGTAAAAATGATAAAAAAATTCTGGATTCTCTGGCAGATTACAACAACTCCATGGAACAGAAAGGCTACCATTTCGGGGATAAGCTGGCGTTACCGGAGGAGGTGACCGGCGATGCGGAGAGTATCTCCATCAGTTTCGGAGACAAGGAAACCTCAAATCTTACCGTTGATCCTAAATTTTTCACTTTGGGAGACAATGCCGTAACATTCAACATCAAAACAAAAGGCGGGGAAACCCTTACCCAGGATGCCACTATCAATGTTTTCGCAAAAAATCCTGAAAAGGGTATTGCCTATGAAATCGTGGCGGAATATCCCCATGACCCTAAAAATTTCGTGCAGGGTTTTCAGGTAGAAGGCAACACGATCTATGAAAGCGACGGGCAGAACGGCTCTTCACAGATCCTGAAATATACACTGGGGACAACCACACCTCTGGCCTCAACCAAGCAGGGGCAGCAGGATTTTTCCGAAGGAAGCACAATTGTTGGGGATAAAGTATACCAGCTGACCTGGCAGAGCAAAAAAGGATATGTTTATGATAAAAATTCACTGAAGCTGTTGTCTGAGTTTGCTTATCCTAATGTATTGGGAGAAGGCTGGGGGCTTACCTATGACGGGAAGAACCTGATTGCATCAGACGGAAGCAAGCTTTTGTATTTCCTTGACCCTGCAGATCCTTCCAAACTGATAAAGTACATTGCTGTAGCGGGAAGCTCGCAGATCTATGACCAGCTGAATGAACTGGAATACCATAACGGATTTATTTATGCCAACGTATGGCAGAAGCCGATTGTCCTGAAAATTAATCCGTCCAACGGAGAAGTGGTGGGGACTTTCGATTTTACGGAGATCGCGAAGCAGAATACGAAAGGAAGCGATGATGTGCTGAACGGAATTGCCTTTAAAGGGGAGAATATGCTGGTAACCGGAAAGAACTGGCCGAAAATTTATGAGGTGGCCGTTAAATAA